A genomic window from Phoenix dactylifera cultivar Barhee BC4 unplaced genomic scaffold, palm_55x_up_171113_PBpolish2nd_filt_p 001028F, whole genome shotgun sequence includes:
- the LOC120107804 gene encoding uncharacterized protein LOC120107804 → MAFAFAGIRFSAVQAPGLSRRSGIHGDRQNGGNHSLLFLKKGSFPRNMLGGNSSYEPDSASMTVFASGKVLIPGGESDGFSSSADSTGNPEVAPDDVQVHSRIGNILLFYVYMVLQCCSL, encoded by the exons ATGGCCTTCGCGTTCGCGGGGATTCGCTTCTCCGCCGTGCAAGCTCCGGGGCTGTCACGTCGGTCTGGGATTCATGGAGATCGCCAGAACGGCGGGAATCACTCACTCCTATTCTTGAAGAAGGGTTCTTTCCCGC GGAACATGCTTGGTGGAAATTCTTCTTATGAACCTGATTCTGCATCTATGACTGTTTTTGCATCTGGAAAGGTGTTGATTCCAGGCGGTGAAAGTGATGGTTTCTCATCTTCTGCAGATTCAACTGGGAACCCTGAAGTAGCTCCTGATGACGTGCAGGTGCATTCTAGGATAGGCAACATCCTTTTATTTTATGTCTACATGGTCTTGCAATGTTGTTCGCTGTGA